In Paenibacillus ihbetae, the following are encoded in one genomic region:
- a CDS encoding MetQ/NlpA family ABC transporter substrate-binding protein: MKKWVLAFISLTLVAVLAACGSKPADNASEPADTNGAGGQEKVTIKVGASPAPHAKILEHIKPALEKEGVNLEIVEFTDYVLPNTKVDSKEIDANFFQHKPYLDNEIKERGLKLESVIAVHVEPLGAYSRTIKSVDELKDGAVVAIPNDPSNAGRALTLLSKNGVIKLADETKLEATAKDISENPKNLEFKEVEAAMLPRMLDELDLAVINTNYALEAGLDPTKDALFIEDKDNPYANLLVARPDNKDSEAIQKLAKALTSEDVKTFIEQEYKGAVIPAF, translated from the coding sequence ATGAAAAAATGGGTATTGGCATTCATTAGTTTGACTTTGGTCGCGGTGCTGGCTGCTTGCGGCAGCAAGCCTGCGGATAACGCATCGGAGCCTGCGGATACAAACGGCGCTGGGGGACAGGAGAAGGTAACCATTAAGGTGGGTGCTTCGCCGGCACCGCATGCAAAGATTCTTGAGCATATCAAACCTGCGCTGGAAAAAGAAGGCGTGAATCTGGAAATCGTCGAATTCACCGATTACGTGCTGCCGAATACGAAGGTCGACTCCAAGGAGATCGACGCGAACTTCTTCCAGCATAAGCCGTATCTCGATAACGAGATCAAGGAACGCGGATTGAAGCTGGAGTCCGTTATCGCCGTACACGTTGAGCCGCTGGGCGCTTATTCCAGAACGATCAAGTCGGTCGACGAGCTGAAGGACGGCGCCGTTGTCGCCATTCCAAACGATCCGTCCAATGCGGGCCGCGCGCTGACCCTGCTGTCCAAGAACGGCGTTATCAAGCTGGCGGACGAAACCAAGCTGGAAGCGACCGCGAAAGATATTTCGGAAAATCCGAAAAACCTGGAGTTCAAAGAAGTGGAAGCTGCCATGCTGCCTCGCATGCTGGATGAGCTTGATCTTGCTGTCATCAACACGAACTATGCCTTGGAAGCAGGTCTTGACCCAACGAAGGACGCGCTGTTTATCGAAGACAAGGATAACCCTTACGCGAACCTGCTGGTAGCTCGCCCGGACAACAAGGATTCGGAAGCTATCCAGAAGCTGGCGAAGGCGCTGACTTCGGAAGATGTGAAGACATTTATTGAACAGGAATACAAAGGAGCCGTTATTCCGGCATTCTAA
- a CDS encoding SDR family oxidoreductase has protein sequence MKGKVALITGSATGLGKMTALSLARQGCSIVINYVNSKDEAVALSREIESFGVKSIVVKANIADESELYSLVDQTERELGTVDILVNNAGPFIRERRLFSEYSRDEIVHMVNGNLTGVMLLDHRVLPAMREKRWGRIIHFGFGHAGEARAWPQRAAYAAAKVGLVSFTKSLAVEEAPYGITVNMICPGDIRGANKEKTIDEVAGIHDGMTPRGRSGSGEDIARVIEYLCMDKSDFITGNIMDISGGLDPIRPLIKPE, from the coding sequence TTGAAGGGAAAAGTGGCGCTGATTACCGGCAGTGCGACAGGACTCGGAAAAATGACTGCGCTGTCGTTAGCACGGCAGGGATGCAGTATTGTTATAAATTATGTGAACAGCAAGGATGAAGCGGTGGCGCTCTCCCGTGAAATTGAAAGCTTCGGCGTTAAATCCATCGTGGTAAAGGCCAATATTGCAGACGAGTCCGAGCTGTATTCCCTCGTCGATCAGACGGAACGCGAGCTCGGCACCGTGGATATCCTGGTTAACAACGCGGGTCCTTTCATCCGGGAGAGGCGCCTGTTCTCGGAATACAGCCGGGACGAAATCGTGCATATGGTGAACGGCAACCTGACCGGCGTCATGCTGCTCGACCACCGGGTGCTGCCGGCCATGAGGGAGAAGAGATGGGGACGGATTATCCATTTCGGCTTCGGCCATGCCGGGGAAGCGCGCGCTTGGCCCCAGCGTGCCGCTTACGCCGCAGCCAAGGTGGGGCTCGTATCCTTCACGAAATCCTTGGCGGTCGAGGAGGCACCCTACGGAATTACCGTAAACATGATCTGCCCTGGCGACATCCGCGGGGCGAACAAGGAGAAGACCATCGACGAGGTGGCCGGCATCCATGACGGCATGACGCCCCGGGGACGCTCGGGCAGCGGCGAGGATATCGCGAGAGTGATTGAATATCTATGCATGGATAAATCGGACTTCATTACCGGCAACATTATGGATATATCCGGCGGGCTGGATCCGATCCGTCCTTTGATCAAACCGGAATAA
- a CDS encoding NifU family protein: MSDNTQTTVYDEVAEVLDKLRPFLQRDGGDVELVDVEDGIVKLKLMGACGSCPSSTITLKAGIERALVEEVEGIQEVVQVF; this comes from the coding sequence ATGAGCGATAACACGCAAACCACTGTATACGATGAAGTGGCTGAAGTGCTTGATAAGCTTCGTCCGTTCCTGCAGCGCGATGGCGGTGACGTGGAATTGGTCGACGTTGAAGACGGCATCGTTAAGCTGAAATTGATGGGTGCATGCGGCAGCTGCCCAAGCTCCACCATCACCTTGAAGGCAGGGATTGAACGCGCCCTGGTCGAGGAAGTAGAAGGCATTCAAGAAGTAGTGCAAGTATTTTAA
- a CDS encoding YuzB family protein: protein MTIYIEFCTSNSYFGTDQALQKLEGQYDCRVIEYGCLTSCGQCYLMPFAYVDGDWVEAPTAEELYDKICRRLEALAEGREPED, encoded by the coding sequence ATGACCATCTATATTGAATTTTGCACAAGCAACTCCTATTTCGGAACGGATCAAGCATTGCAGAAGCTGGAAGGTCAATACGACTGCCGGGTGATCGAGTACGGCTGCCTGACCAGCTGCGGTCAATGCTATTTGATGCCCTTCGCATATGTCGACGGCGACTGGGTGGAAGCGCCCACGGCGGAGGAGCTGTATGACAAGATATGCCGCCGGCTCGAAGCTTTGGCGGAAGGGAGGGAGCCCGAAGATTGA
- a CDS encoding NAD(P)/FAD-dependent oxidoreductase, translating into MNKLVILGGGYGGLALIQELFSGYLPPDVEVVLIDRMPYQGLKTEYYALAAGTVADTAVRVKFPVYDRLQILYGEVTSIDLEIRRVNLLDQDPVEYTQLAIALGCTDRYHGVPGAEEYTYSLQSFAATRETYLRLNNLKPYSQVHIIGGGLSGIELAADLRESRPDLNIAILDRGQRVLSSFPNRLSAYIHRWFEEHHVDIHSGVSVSRVEKDAVYNLDTPIATDLAVWTAGIQPVKVVQDLDLPKDRSGRVLLNQYYQVPSHPEVYVIGDCASLPFVPSAQAAGAQAEQVGHVMKALWRDDVPKVSPLKLKGTLGSLGKHAGFGLMGNTSVIGRVPRILKSGVLWKSKRHY; encoded by the coding sequence ATGAACAAGCTCGTCATTCTCGGCGGAGGCTATGGTGGTCTTGCCTTAATTCAGGAATTATTCAGCGGCTATCTTCCCCCGGACGTGGAGGTCGTGCTCATCGACCGCATGCCTTACCAAGGACTGAAGACCGAATACTACGCGCTGGCAGCCGGCACGGTGGCCGATACCGCCGTTCGTGTTAAGTTCCCGGTTTATGACCGGCTTCAGATCCTGTACGGTGAAGTCACATCGATTGATCTTGAGATCCGGCGCGTGAACCTATTGGACCAGGATCCAGTGGAATACACTCAGCTCGCCATTGCGCTTGGCTGCACGGATCGTTACCACGGAGTACCGGGCGCGGAGGAGTATACCTACAGCCTGCAGTCGTTCGCCGCGACCCGGGAAACCTATCTGCGGCTGAACAATTTGAAGCCGTACAGCCAGGTTCATATCATCGGCGGAGGCTTAAGCGGAATCGAGCTCGCGGCCGACCTTCGCGAAAGCCGTCCTGACCTCAATATCGCCATCCTGGACCGGGGACAGCGGGTGCTTTCTTCTTTTCCTAACCGGTTGTCCGCTTATATTCATCGCTGGTTCGAGGAGCATCATGTCGATATCCACAGCGGAGTCTCGGTATCCAGAGTGGAGAAGGATGCTGTCTATAATCTCGATACGCCGATCGCCACGGATCTGGCCGTATGGACGGCAGGCATCCAGCCTGTCAAAGTGGTGCAGGACCTCGATCTGCCAAAAGACCGCAGCGGACGCGTGCTGCTGAACCAATATTATCAGGTTCCTTCCCATCCGGAGGTATATGTCATCGGCGACTGCGCGAGCCTTCCATTCGTACCGAGCGCCCAGGCGGCCGGCGCGCAAGCCGAGCAGGTCGGTCACGTCATGAAGGCATTATGGCGCGATGATGTGCCGAAGGTATCGCCGTTGAAGCTGAAGGGGACCCTCGGCTCCCTCGGCAAGCATGCGGGCTTCGGACTGATGGGCAATACCTCCGTCATCGGACGCGTGCCGCGGATTCTGAAGAGCGGTGTGCTCTGGAAATCCAAGCGCCACTACTAG
- the mqnE gene encoding aminofutalosine synthase MqnE: MSTIITPFTDRRMAEIVEKVRSGERLNLEDGVYLYQTDDLLTLGQLANEANLRKNGKKVYFIENMSLYFTNVCESRCAFCNFRKDQGEEGSYTLSGPEMIEYVEQHIHPGIREFHIVGGHNNHVPFQYYVDSLKALNERFPDVTLKAYTAAEIEFFTRISGLSTKEVLEELMKAGLKSLTGGGAEILSDQYRQKMKVDKANVDQYLEVHRTAHQLGMKTHTTMLYGAIESHEDRIRHMMQIRDLQDETGGFLVFIPLSMQPKSKNAGIMRRNSAYEDLKTIAISRLMLDNIDHIKAYFINIGPQLTQVSLSFGASDVHGTILKERISHAAGALTPEGLTRKELVWLIQGAGRIPVERDTFYNEIKVYE, from the coding sequence ATGTCCACAATCATAACACCATTTACCGATCGGAGAATGGCTGAGATCGTCGAGAAGGTACGGAGCGGCGAGCGCCTCAACCTCGAAGACGGCGTGTACCTGTACCAGACGGACGACCTGCTGACCCTCGGGCAGCTGGCCAATGAAGCGAACCTTCGCAAGAACGGCAAGAAAGTATATTTCATCGAGAACATGAGCCTTTACTTTACGAACGTGTGCGAATCCCGCTGCGCGTTCTGCAATTTCAGAAAGGATCAGGGCGAGGAAGGCTCCTATACGCTGTCCGGTCCCGAGATGATCGAATACGTCGAGCAGCATATCCACCCGGGCATCCGCGAATTCCATATCGTCGGCGGACATAATAATCATGTGCCGTTCCAATATTATGTCGATTCCCTCAAAGCGCTGAATGAGCGTTTCCCTGACGTAACCCTGAAGGCCTACACGGCAGCCGAGATCGAGTTCTTCACCCGCATCAGCGGTCTGAGCACGAAGGAAGTGCTGGAAGAGCTCATGAAGGCGGGCCTCAAATCCCTCACCGGCGGCGGAGCCGAGATCCTGTCCGACCAGTACCGTCAGAAGATGAAGGTGGACAAAGCCAATGTCGACCAGTACCTTGAAGTACACCGCACCGCCCACCAGCTCGGCATGAAGACCCATACCACCATGCTGTACGGGGCGATCGAGAGCCATGAGGACCGGATCCGGCACATGATGCAGATTCGGGATCTGCAGGATGAAACCGGCGGCTTCCTTGTCTTCATTCCGTTGTCCATGCAGCCGAAGAGTAAAAATGCCGGCATTATGCGCCGCAACTCCGCCTACGAGGATCTGAAGACCATCGCGATCAGCCGGCTGATGCTGGATAACATCGATCACATCAAGGCCTATTTCATCAATATCGGCCCGCAATTGACCCAGGTATCGCTCAGCTTCGGCGCTTCGGACGTGCACGGCACGATTCTGAAGGAACGAATCAGCCATGCTGCAGGGGCACTGACGCCGGAAGGCCTTACGCGCAAAGAACTCGTTTGGCTCATCCAAGGCGCAGGCCGCATCCCGGTTGAACGGGACACGTTCTATAACGAGATCAAGGTTTACGAATAA
- a CDS encoding HesB/IscA family protein — protein sequence MITISDTAAERLKEMLAEQETPNMFLRLGVTAGGCSGFSYAMGFDDQETEDDVYMNVQDMKVVVEKDSMKYLNGLEIDFEESGMTGGFTIHNPNATVTCGCGSSFRTREDAGKPSAEPC from the coding sequence ATGATTACAATCAGCGACACAGCTGCAGAGCGTTTGAAAGAGATGCTGGCTGAACAGGAAACACCGAATATGTTCCTTCGTTTGGGTGTCACGGCCGGCGGATGCAGCGGTTTTTCGTATGCGATGGGCTTTGACGACCAGGAGACGGAAGATGATGTATATATGAACGTTCAGGATATGAAGGTGGTTGTCGAGAAGGACAGCATGAAATATTTGAACGGTCTTGAAATTGACTTTGAGGAATCCGGCATGACCGGGGGCTTTACCATCCATAATCCGAACGCTACCGTCACTTGCGGCTGCGGCTCGTCCTTCCGCACGAGGGAAGATGCGGGTAAGCCAAGCGCTGAGCCTTGCTAA
- a CDS encoding YheC/YheD family protein, protein MAGRQLASKWLKTEALLTDPQVAPYIPATMPYAADTLVSMLDEHGMVVIKPIVGTGGNGVIRVLKDGTGYLITHKRRSVHVNTQQSMLYVLSRMRLRRRYIIQQGIHLASIQGRPLDYRVKVVKERGRWEFRAMLGRLASPGLFVTNICKGGSLLRLRHALRLSLPHINAWEKRNEMRQLTRQCIALLEARFPGIGELGFDYGLDHEGKIWILEVNTRPA, encoded by the coding sequence ATGGCGGGAAGACAGCTGGCCAGCAAGTGGCTCAAAACGGAGGCGCTGCTGACGGATCCGCAAGTCGCTCCCTACATTCCGGCTACGATGCCGTATGCAGCGGATACTCTGGTCTCAATGCTGGATGAGCACGGCATGGTTGTGATTAAGCCGATCGTAGGAACTGGAGGCAACGGCGTGATCCGGGTACTGAAAGACGGAACGGGTTACTTGATCACCCATAAGAGGCGTTCCGTTCATGTAAATACACAACAATCTATGCTGTATGTGTTGTCCAGAATGAGGCTTAGACGACGCTACATCATCCAGCAAGGGATTCATCTGGCCAGTATTCAAGGCCGTCCCCTGGATTATCGGGTGAAAGTGGTCAAGGAAAGGGGCAGATGGGAATTCCGCGCGATGCTGGGTAGACTTGCAAGCCCGGGACTGTTTGTCACGAATATTTGCAAGGGAGGATCACTGCTTCGGCTGCGTCATGCGCTTCGTTTATCCCTGCCGCACATCAATGCCTGGGAGAAGCGGAATGAAATGCGCCAACTGACCCGGCAGTGCATCGCCCTTTTGGAAGCAAGATTTCCGGGGATCGGCGAGCTTGGCTTCGATTACGGGCTCGATCATGAAGGGAAGATTTGGATTCTTGAAGTGAACACGAGACCGGCCTAA
- a CDS encoding sporulation histidine kinase inhibitor Sda, which translates to MAMLTDEMLLDSYHMAVELKLEREFITLLLAEIHKRNLDTNSGSILH; encoded by the coding sequence ATGGCTATGTTGACGGATGAGATGCTGCTCGATTCCTATCATATGGCTGTTGAATTGAAGTTAGAGCGTGAGTTCATTACTCTACTGCTGGCCGAAATTCATAAACGGAACTTGGACACCAATTCCGGCAGCATCCTGCATTAA
- a CDS encoding NAD(P)/FAD-dependent oxidoreductase, giving the protein MTTTPQDNSMTDLLIIGGGPAGMFAAFYGGMRQASVKLIESMPQLGGQLAALYPEKYIYDVAGFPKVTAQELVNNLSKQMDLFNTDIRLEEKVQSVEKLEERHFVVKTNLGEHHAKAVIITAGVGAFQPRRLEIEGAEKYEKSNLHYFVNDLSRFKGKKVLISGGGDSAVDWALMIEPIAEQVTLVHRRDKFRAHEHSVEQLMASKVNIITPTEITGLHGEDTISKVTLTHIKTKETQEIEVDDVIVNFGFVSSLGPISEWGIAIESNSIVVDSRMETSIPGIFAAGDITTYPGKVKLIAVGFGEAPTAINNAKVYIDPEARLAPGHSSNMKL; this is encoded by the coding sequence ATGACAACGACGCCACAAGACAACAGCATGACCGACCTATTGATTATCGGCGGCGGACCTGCAGGGATGTTTGCTGCGTTTTACGGCGGGATGCGCCAAGCGTCGGTAAAGCTGATTGAGAGCATGCCTCAGCTTGGCGGCCAGCTGGCAGCGCTGTATCCTGAGAAATATATTTATGATGTGGCAGGCTTCCCGAAGGTTACGGCCCAGGAGCTTGTGAACAATCTATCCAAACAGATGGACCTGTTCAACACGGATATCCGCTTGGAGGAGAAGGTCCAGTCTGTCGAAAAGCTGGAAGAACGCCACTTTGTCGTCAAGACGAATCTCGGAGAGCACCACGCCAAGGCGGTTATCATTACGGCTGGCGTCGGCGCATTCCAGCCCCGCCGGCTGGAGATCGAGGGCGCGGAGAAATATGAGAAGAGCAATCTTCACTATTTCGTAAACGATTTGAGCCGCTTCAAGGGCAAGAAAGTGCTGATCAGCGGCGGCGGCGATTCGGCCGTCGACTGGGCACTGATGATCGAGCCGATTGCCGAGCAGGTGACCCTGGTTCACCGCCGCGACAAGTTCCGCGCGCATGAGCACAGCGTCGAGCAGCTGATGGCTTCCAAGGTGAATATCATTACCCCTACGGAGATCACCGGACTGCACGGCGAAGATACGATCAGCAAGGTGACGCTGACCCACATCAAAACGAAGGAAACGCAGGAGATCGAAGTGGATGACGTGATCGTCAATTTCGGCTTTGTTTCTTCGCTTGGGCCGATTTCGGAATGGGGAATCGCGATCGAGAGCAACTCCATCGTCGTCGACTCCCGAATGGAGACGAGCATTCCCGGCATTTTCGCGGCCGGCGACATCACGACATATCCGGGCAAGGTCAAGCTGATCGCCGTCGGCTTCGGCGAGGCGCCTACCGCGATCAACAACGCGAAAGTATACATCGATCCGGAAGCAAGACTGGCTCCGGGCCACAGCAGCAACATGAAGCTCTAA
- a CDS encoding NAD(P)/FAD-dependent oxidoreductase, with the protein MSSIPKIVILGAGYGGILTAQRLQKELNYNEADVTLVNRHDYHYITTHLHMPAAGTDSIENTRVSISKLIDEFKIDLVKSSVQEIRLHDKKVILEDGTLSYDYLVIGLGGEPETFGIPGLAEHAMTIRSINSVRLIREHIEYQFALYKNERRPQERINFVVGGAGFSGIEFVAELADRIPKLCKEYDVDPALVNIYNVEAAPSALPGFAPELVDYAIRVLEKKGVTFKFGVAIKECLPGAVLLNNGEEIRSQTVVWTGGIRGNRLVEAAGFETMRGRVKVDEYLRAPGYENIYIIGDNSLIFNDEGRPYPPTAQIAMQQGVCCAQNIVASIRGKAMRKFEFHNKGTVASLGKGEGIAVVGDKKYQGWKAAQLKKLVDLRYLFIIGGIPLVLRKGRFL; encoded by the coding sequence ATGAGCAGCATACCGAAGATCGTAATCCTTGGTGCGGGTTACGGGGGCATATTGACAGCGCAGCGGCTGCAAAAAGAGCTGAATTATAATGAGGCCGACGTTACTTTGGTGAACCGACACGACTACCACTATATAACAACGCATTTACATATGCCGGCAGCAGGAACGGACAGTATCGAGAATACGCGGGTATCCATCTCGAAGCTGATCGACGAATTCAAGATCGATCTGGTGAAATCCTCGGTTCAAGAGATCCGACTTCATGACAAGAAGGTTATTCTTGAGGATGGCACCCTATCTTATGATTATCTCGTGATCGGACTCGGCGGCGAGCCGGAGACGTTCGGCATCCCGGGGCTTGCCGAGCATGCGATGACGATCCGGAGCATTAACTCGGTGCGGCTGATCCGGGAGCATATCGAGTATCAGTTTGCTTTGTATAAAAATGAACGCAGACCGCAGGAGCGCATTAACTTCGTCGTTGGCGGCGCGGGCTTCAGCGGCATCGAATTCGTTGCTGAGCTGGCTGACCGCATTCCGAAGCTGTGCAAGGAATATGACGTTGACCCGGCGCTGGTGAACATTTACAACGTAGAGGCTGCGCCGTCCGCGCTGCCCGGCTTTGCGCCGGAGCTGGTCGATTATGCGATCCGCGTGCTGGAGAAGAAGGGAGTCACCTTCAAATTCGGCGTAGCCATTAAAGAGTGCCTGCCTGGCGCCGTGCTCCTGAACAACGGGGAAGAGATCCGCTCCCAAACCGTTGTGTGGACCGGCGGGATCCGGGGGAACCGCCTTGTCGAAGCGGCTGGCTTCGAGACGATGCGCGGCCGCGTCAAGGTGGACGAGTATTTGCGGGCTCCGGGTTACGAGAACATTTATATTATCGGCGACAACTCGCTGATTTTTAATGATGAAGGCCGTCCTTATCCGCCTACCGCCCAGATCGCCATGCAGCAAGGCGTTTGCTGTGCGCAGAATATCGTGGCTTCGATCCGCGGCAAGGCGATGCGGAAGTTCGAATTCCATAACAAAGGCACGGTTGCCTCTCTCGGCAAGGGAGAAGGAATCGCCGTCGTCGGCGACAAGAAATATCAGGGCTGGAAGGCCGCTCAGCTCAAGAAGCTGGTGGATTTGCGATACCTCTTTATTATCGGCGGCATTCCGCTTGTCCTGAGAAAGGGAAGGTTTCTGTAA
- the hemQ gene encoding hydrogen peroxide-dependent heme synthase — MNEAAMTLEGWYALHDFRTINWSAWKAADDEVRAFALDELNGFLEEWAAVDEAKQGSTAVYTIVGQKADFVFMHLRETLEELNAIENAFNKTTFAQFTTKAYSYVSIVELSNYLAGSSNEDPMQNPHVVARLKPSLPKAKHICFYPMNKKRDLSDNWYMLSMEERRSMMQSHGLIGRGYAGKVKQIITGSVGFDDWEWGVTLFADDALQFKKLVYEMRFDEVSARFGEFGPFYVGNLLDQASFTELMKV; from the coding sequence ATGAACGAAGCTGCAATGACGCTTGAAGGCTGGTATGCCCTGCATGATTTCCGCACGATCAATTGGTCTGCCTGGAAAGCCGCGGACGATGAGGTTCGCGCCTTTGCGCTGGACGAGCTGAACGGATTCCTTGAGGAGTGGGCTGCCGTTGACGAAGCCAAGCAGGGAAGCACCGCCGTATATACGATTGTCGGTCAGAAGGCCGATTTTGTGTTTATGCACCTGCGCGAGACGCTGGAGGAACTGAACGCGATCGAGAATGCTTTTAACAAAACAACCTTCGCCCAGTTCACTACCAAAGCCTACTCTTATGTAAGCATCGTCGAGCTGAGCAACTATTTGGCAGGCTCCTCGAACGAGGATCCGATGCAGAATCCGCATGTCGTCGCCCGCTTGAAGCCATCCCTGCCGAAAGCGAAGCACATCTGCTTCTACCCGATGAACAAAAAGCGCGATTTGTCGGACAACTGGTACATGCTGAGCATGGAGGAGCGCCGTTCCATGATGCAAAGCCATGGCCTGATCGGCCGCGGATACGCCGGCAAGGTGAAGCAGATCATCACCGGCTCCGTCGGCTTTGACGACTGGGAGTGGGGCGTTACCCTGTTCGCGGACGATGCGCTGCAGTTCAAGAAGCTTGTCTATGAGATGCGTTTCGATGAAGTCAGCGCGCGCTTTGGCGAGTTCGGGCCGTTCTATGTCGGCAACTTGCTGGACCAAGCCTCGTTTACCGAGCTTATGAAGGTTTAA
- a CDS encoding YuiB family protein, which translates to MLQFIPVLVLMILFFVMMFGIGFILNMLMKTTWFPCFLFVIVILPVVVYSLWDRSQTPFWTHVGSFQLVDYLTGVAGLIGAYMSGWTIKTLRIKGFKMF; encoded by the coding sequence ATGCTTCAATTTATTCCTGTACTTGTCCTGATGATTTTATTTTTTGTCATGATGTTCGGTATCGGCTTTATCCTTAATATGTTGATGAAGACGACCTGGTTTCCGTGCTTTTTGTTTGTCATCGTCATTTTGCCGGTCGTCGTATACAGCTTGTGGGATCGGAGCCAGACGCCGTTTTGGACTCACGTCGGATCATTCCAGCTGGTGGATTACCTGACCGGCGTTGCCGGACTGATCGGCGCTTATATGAGCGGGTGGACGATTAAGACGTTGCGGATCAAAGGCTTTAAAATGTTTTAG
- a CDS encoding DnaD domain protein, with amino-acid sequence MRMTNFLYFTENHRYCVYRDFCLSSLDDKMLSSIYQPMVGAFAISLYRLFVQHVPAEKVGYSAIEQQRRLFLTLGLEPSEKGRRYLIEQTSKLEAVGLLQTSRMFVPETDDYIYEYELQAPLSPAEFFNTQHLTLLLRDKVGKFAVLSLREELWSKEPHEWSGISLNKENISVPFYDIFELNTHVIDYELEQALEEVAVSRPALPPTPPGEGLNYADIILRFPRESRNRVFVERLRYDHEQMGIVNYVVRKYDLSVQDLCRLLDEDGIFSEHGEIVLDDLQHKASLHFRQGMKLQEKRQITAGKVVALHQELNADPDKPAEEHAVQMEYYVEVPAQFQSKCDIHQYNMMLRNEPYTRLLQTFFPGTVPAQFLDIFEKIDLSYKLPGEVINVLIHYLVSLIAVGGEQRINRNFVEAIASNMLLKQVNSYEKAVQYIRDQAKMKGKQKQASTRTRTYARSGQAKPEIPVALETDKGEAVSDEEFEEMMRFAAEMQAGNKKGV; translated from the coding sequence ATGCGCATGACTAATTTTTTATATTTTACCGAGAATCACCGTTACTGCGTATACCGTGACTTCTGTTTGAGCAGCTTGGACGACAAGATGCTCAGCTCGATATATCAGCCGATGGTAGGCGCCTTTGCGATCAGCCTGTACCGTCTTTTCGTCCAGCATGTGCCGGCCGAGAAGGTCGGGTATTCGGCGATCGAACAGCAGCGGCGGCTGTTTCTGACGCTGGGGCTGGAGCCCAGCGAGAAAGGACGCCGGTATCTCATTGAGCAGACCTCCAAGCTGGAGGCGGTAGGCTTGCTGCAGACGAGCCGGATGTTCGTCCCCGAGACGGACGACTACATCTACGAGTATGAGCTGCAGGCTCCGCTGAGCCCTGCCGAATTTTTCAACACGCAGCATTTGACACTGCTGCTCCGCGATAAGGTCGGCAAATTCGCCGTACTGTCGCTCCGCGAGGAGCTGTGGAGCAAGGAGCCCCATGAATGGTCGGGCATTTCGCTGAATAAGGAGAACATTTCGGTTCCCTTCTATGATATTTTCGAATTGAATACCCATGTGATCGATTACGAATTGGAGCAGGCGCTGGAGGAGGTAGCGGTATCCAGGCCGGCCTTGCCGCCGACCCCGCCGGGAGAAGGGCTCAATTATGCGGACATTATCCTCCGCTTCCCGCGCGAGTCCCGCAACCGGGTGTTCGTGGAGCGTCTCCGCTACGATCATGAGCAGATGGGGATCGTGAATTACGTGGTCCGCAAGTATGATCTCAGCGTTCAGGACCTGTGCCGTCTTCTGGACGAGGACGGAATCTTCAGCGAGCACGGGGAAATTGTCCTGGACGATCTGCAGCACAAGGCGAGCCTTCATTTCCGTCAGGGAATGAAGCTTCAGGAGAAGAGGCAGATTACCGCCGGCAAGGTGGTGGCCCTGCATCAGGAATTGAATGCGGATCCGGATAAACCTGCCGAGGAGCATGCCGTGCAGATGGAGTATTACGTCGAGGTGCCTGCGCAGTTCCAATCGAAGTGCGATATCCATCAATATAATATGATGCTGCGCAATGAGCCGTATACCCGGCTGCTGCAGACGTTCTTTCCGGGGACGGTACCCGCCCAGTTCCTGGACATTTTCGAAAAAATCGACCTTAGTTACAAGCTGCCGGGCGAGGTCATCAACGTACTGATTCATTATTTGGTGTCGTTGATCGCAGTCGGCGGCGAGCAGCGGATCAACCGTAATTTCGTGGAGGCGATCGCTTCCAACATGCTGCTGAAGCAGGTTAACAGCTACGAGAAGGCTGTTCAATATATAAGGGACCAAGCCAAGATGAAAGGCAAGCAGAAGCAGGCCTCAACACGTACGCGTACATACGCTAGAAGCGGACAGGCGAAGCCCGAAATTCCGGTGGCGCTGGAGACCGATAAGGGCGAGGCGGTTTCGGATGAAGAATTCGAAGAGATGATGCGGTTCGCTGCCGAGATGCAGGCCGGCAATAAGAAAGGCGTATAA